From a single Intestinibaculum porci genomic region:
- a CDS encoding histidinol-phosphatase HisJ family protein, with protein sequence MRAIDYHMHTKFSGDSEADPRAHIEQAIALGLDEICFTDHRDFDYPIDTFALDTPAYFQELTALQKEYADRIKIKIGVEIGLDLDHKEEIEAFINASPYDFVIGSIHVIHHTEFYYGDFFHGKSKDQAHEAFFKETLKCVQAFDCFNVLGHMDYIMRYGPYVDKRVDHGKWQSLIDEILKTLIKKGKGIEVNTSGYKVNGCCGFPNFDVIKRYLQLGGTILTIGTDAHTSDRVGEHVYDVMGHYAHLGVSDVSTFTKRVKDS encoded by the coding sequence ATGCGCGCTATTGATTATCATATGCATACTAAATTTTCCGGGGACAGCGAAGCGGATCCCCGGGCTCATATTGAACAGGCGATTGCTTTAGGCTTAGATGAAATCTGCTTTACCGATCATCGGGATTTTGATTATCCGATTGATACATTTGCGCTCGATACGCCAGCTTACTTTCAGGAATTAACGGCTTTACAAAAAGAATACGCTGATCGCATCAAGATCAAAATTGGCGTTGAAATCGGTTTGGATCTTGATCATAAAGAAGAGATTGAAGCTTTTATTAACGCTTCTCCTTATGATTTTGTCATTGGTTCGATTCATGTTATTCATCATACGGAGTTCTACTATGGCGATTTCTTTCATGGGAAAAGTAAAGATCAGGCGCATGAAGCTTTCTTTAAAGAAACTTTGAAATGCGTTCAGGCCTTTGACTGTTTCAATGTTTTAGGTCATATGGACTACATTATGCGTTATGGCCCTTACGTTGATAAACGGGTTGATCATGGCAAATGGCAATCTCTTATTGATGAGATTCTCAAAACCTTAATTAAAAAAGGGAAAGGTATCGAAGTCAATACCAGCGGCTATAAAGTCAATGGCTGCTGTGGTTTTCCAAACTTTGATGTCATTAAACGTTATCTCCAATTAGGCGGGACTATTTTAACGATTGGCACCGATGCTCATACCAGTGATCGCGTGGGAGAACATGTTTATGATGTTATGGGGCATTATGCTCATTTAGGCGTCAGTGATGTTTCAACTTTCACAAAAAGGGTGAAAGATAGCTGA
- the hisF gene encoding imidazole glycerol phosphate synthase subunit HisF encodes MLAKRIIPCLDIKDGKVVKGVNFVGLKDVGDPVELAKEYDRQSADEVVFLDITATYEHRDIIKDLIARAASELSIPLCVGGGIRTLDDFRTILAAGADKVSVNSAAIKNPDLIKQAADEFGVQCVVLAVDAKAREDHSGYDVYIAGGRENTGIDLIEWVKKAEALGAGEILLTSMDADGTRDGFDIDMLNAVMDVVDVPVIASGGCGGKEDMAEVFEKTNCDAALAASLFHFGEATVDEVKDVCAARGIPVRRNRK; translated from the coding sequence ATGTTGGCTAAAAGAATTATTCCTTGTTTAGATATCAAAGATGGGAAAGTCGTGAAAGGGGTCAACTTTGTTGGGCTCAAAGATGTCGGAGATCCTGTTGAACTCGCCAAAGAATACGATCGTCAGTCCGCTGATGAAGTCGTCTTCCTCGATATTACGGCGACGTATGAACATCGTGATATTATTAAAGATCTGATTGCGCGCGCTGCTTCGGAATTATCGATTCCGCTTTGCGTGGGTGGCGGCATCCGCACCTTAGATGATTTTCGCACCATCTTAGCGGCGGGGGCTGATAAAGTATCCGTCAATAGCGCCGCTATTAAAAATCCTGATCTCATCAAACAGGCGGCTGATGAATTTGGCGTCCAGTGCGTGGTCTTAGCTGTTGATGCGAAAGCACGTGAAGATCATTCCGGTTATGATGTCTATATTGCCGGCGGCCGGGAAAATACGGGTATTGACCTGATTGAATGGGTTAAGAAAGCCGAAGCTTTAGGAGCTGGAGAAATTCTCTTGACGAGCATGGATGCGGATGGGACCCGCGATGGTTTTGATATCGATATGCTCAATGCCGTGATGGATGTTGTCGATGTGCCGGTGATTGCCAGCGGCGGCTGCGGCGGTAAAGAAGATATGGCGGAAGTCTTTGAAAAGACCAACTGTGACGCTGCTTTAGCGGCTTCGCTCTTCCATTTTGGTGAAGCGACGGTTGATGAAGTCAAAGATGTCTGCGCAGCGCGGGGCATCCCAGTAAGGAGAAATCGAAAATGA
- a CDS encoding GGDEF domain-containing protein, translating into MAEKIKNMLLYAGMSKEEFQNILQEGIEDNYQHLRKYTRLVVLFFLFMSILDFFVSHEMDSNQPYYWIAIVITLVINLITHLIEPSDHKKVDGLVYLFLINMYGMGIGIMLQHSNYPTVVLMSLVILMPLLFILQPFKMMILSLLVGTISFCNAMWVETGSTSKIDMYYTICFIIIALIEDYTSNHIRLQSLMAHVNVKYLSERDILTKLYNRTKYEEQRDSYPLQASRVISLVYIDANSLHEINNTYGHSEGDMMLITIARILQTCFRGDIYRIGGDEFVIVALDQDDEMIKSEIQQAQKALSKTAYSASFGFVTMKRYEKSMKELEQEAEALMYRKKQIYYEQSDHDRRQPRI; encoded by the coding sequence ATGGCAGAGAAAATCAAAAACATGTTGCTTTATGCAGGAATGAGCAAAGAAGAGTTTCAGAATATTCTTCAAGAGGGTATTGAAGACAATTATCAGCATTTACGAAAGTATACGCGCCTTGTTGTTTTATTTTTCCTTTTTATGAGCATCCTAGATTTCTTTGTGTCTCATGAAATGGACAGCAATCAGCCTTACTACTGGATTGCGATCGTGATCACTTTGGTCATCAATCTCATAACGCATCTGATCGAACCTTCTGATCATAAAAAGGTGGATGGTCTGGTTTATCTTTTTCTCATCAATATGTATGGGATGGGTATTGGCATCATGCTCCAGCATAGCAATTATCCAACGGTTGTATTAATGTCGTTAGTCATCCTGATGCCGTTGCTGTTTATTTTACAGCCCTTTAAAATGATGATCCTGTCGCTGCTCGTGGGGACGATTAGCTTTTGTAATGCGATGTGGGTCGAAACAGGGAGTACATCAAAAATTGATATGTATTATACGATCTGTTTTATCATTATCGCTCTGATTGAAGATTATACCAGCAATCATATACGGTTACAGTCTTTGATGGCGCATGTTAATGTGAAGTACTTAAGTGAACGTGACATTCTAACTAAGCTTTATAACCGCACCAAATATGAAGAGCAGCGTGACAGCTATCCGCTACAAGCATCACGTGTCATCAGTCTTGTTTATATTGATGCCAATTCGCTGCATGAAATCAATAATACATATGGTCATAGTGAGGGTGATATGATGCTGATTACGATCGCTCGCATCTTACAGACCTGCTTTCGCGGAGATATCTATCGCATTGGCGGTGATGAATTTGTTATTGTGGCGCTAGATCAGGATGATGAAATGATTAAAAGTGAGATTCAACAGGCGCAAAAGGCTTTATCCAAGACCGCCTATAGTGCCTCTTTCGGTTTTGTGACGATGAAGAGATATGAGAAAAGTATGAAAGAATTAGAACAAGAAGCAGAAGCGCTTATGTATCGGAAAAAGCAAATCTATTATGAACAAAGTGATCATGATCGTCGTCAGCCACGTATTTAA
- the hisH gene encoding imidazole glycerol phosphate synthase subunit HisH, with translation MIAIVDYNVGNLASVTNAFKRQGMDVKVTRDPQDLLSADGIILPGVGAFPVAMDNLQKVGLIEPLTKAKEKGTPMMGICLGMQILFEQGYEVTPTKGLGFLKGEVKLMEVDAKLPHMGWNQLVFNHEHPLLKYVDEGEYVYFVHSYGAVCPDDELMAYAQYGHAKVPALVAKDNVIGCQFHPEKSGEVGTRILKAFKEMIER, from the coding sequence ATGATTGCAATTGTAGATTATAATGTCGGTAACTTAGCGAGTGTTACTAATGCTTTTAAAAGACAAGGCATGGATGTTAAAGTGACCAGAGATCCCCAGGATCTCTTAAGTGCTGATGGCATTATTTTACCAGGTGTCGGCGCTTTTCCAGTTGCGATGGACAATTTACAGAAAGTGGGTCTTATTGAGCCCTTAACGAAAGCGAAAGAAAAAGGCACCCCAATGATGGGGATCTGTTTAGGCATGCAGATCCTCTTTGAACAGGGTTATGAAGTGACTCCGACGAAAGGTTTAGGCTTTTTAAAAGGGGAAGTCAAACTGATGGAAGTAGATGCCAAGCTCCCGCATATGGGCTGGAATCAGCTTGTCTTCAATCATGAACATCCCTTGTTGAAATATGTCGATGAAGGGGAATATGTCTACTTTGTCCACTCTTATGGGGCCGTTTGTCCAGATGATGAATTAATGGCATATGCGCAGTATGGACATGCGAAAGTACCTGCTCTTGTCGCAAAAGATAATGTCATTGGCTGTCAGTTCCACCCCGAAAAAAGCGGGGAAGTGGGAACCCGTATTTTAAAAGCCTTTAAGGAGATGATTGAACGATGA
- the hisI gene encoding phosphoribosyl-AMP cyclohydrolase, which translates to MKPDFAKGNGLIPAIVQDVESKQVLMLAYVNEEAYQKMLETKQTCFYSRSRQQLWHKGETSGHFQHIVGMYLDCDNDTFLIIVRQDGAACHTGSYSCFFKTIMPYDLADLNDRLYDVLEDQEIHLSKVEEDLKKKADAHDEAALEDLYFDLIAKLKAEGVDLRDFEAKMKAKYPLKGQVKKIFYE; encoded by the coding sequence ATCAAACCAGATTTTGCGAAAGGCAACGGTCTTATCCCAGCCATTGTCCAGGATGTTGAAAGCAAGCAGGTCTTAATGTTAGCGTATGTCAACGAAGAAGCTTATCAAAAAATGTTAGAAACCAAGCAGACGTGTTTCTATAGCCGTTCCCGTCAGCAGTTATGGCATAAAGGGGAAACGTCCGGCCATTTCCAGCATATTGTCGGGATGTATTTAGACTGTGATAATGATACTTTCTTAATTATTGTCAGACAGGATGGTGCCGCCTGCCATACCGGCAGTTATTCCTGCTTCTTTAAAACCATTATGCCTTATGATCTCGCTGATCTTAATGATCGTCTCTATGATGTCTTAGAAGATCAGGAAATCCATTTATCTAAAGTGGAAGAGGACTTAAAAAAGAAAGCGGATGCGCATGATGAAGCAGCCTTAGAAGATCTTTATTTTGACTTAATCGCCAAATTAAAGGCTGAAGGTGTGGACTTACGAGACTTTGAAGCGAAGATGAAAGCAAAATATCCACTAAAAGGACAGGTCAAAAAGATCTTTTACGAGTGA
- a CDS encoding cation diffusion facilitator family transporter: MFSFIASKVIHSHDVNDPKVREQYGMLCSIVGIFANLVCVAFKVSMGLVVHSTAIIADGFNNATDAISNIASLLGFKLASRHPDAEHPYGHGRFEYLSGLFITMVILIVGLSALYESLLKIIKPNKVTFSFLGLVILLFTMGIKFWMYSFNHSTGKKINSQPLLAAAQDSLNDVITTCGSVATLVLAPLTSLPVDGIIGLVVSLVVLKSGWDILSDTVDNLLGKKPDPEIVRKIREAMLSYPGIYGVHDMMIHDYGPGRRYLIAHLEVSAEDNILEAHNLIDGIEEDITKKFNIFTTIHMDPIELNDPFTNKLHVEVEGILHGIDEHLSMHDFRVVKGDHTKLIFDVLMCEGLHKHEVNEQLVKGIHDLDPSYECVIQYDYPLV, translated from the coding sequence ATGTTTTCGTTTATTGCATCGAAAGTGATTCATTCCCATGATGTGAATGATCCCAAAGTTCGTGAACAGTATGGGATGTTATGCTCCATTGTGGGGATTTTCGCTAACCTGGTCTGTGTGGCTTTTAAAGTCTCCATGGGCTTAGTTGTCCATTCCACAGCGATCATCGCTGATGGTTTTAATAACGCTACGGATGCGATCAGTAATATTGCCTCGCTGTTAGGCTTTAAATTAGCTTCCCGTCATCCTGATGCGGAGCATCCTTACGGTCATGGCCGTTTTGAATATTTATCCGGCTTATTTATTACCATGGTTATTTTAATTGTTGGTTTGAGTGCGCTGTATGAATCGCTCTTAAAGATTATCAAACCTAATAAAGTGACATTCTCCTTTTTAGGTTTAGTGATCTTGCTCTTTACCATGGGCATTAAGTTCTGGATGTACAGCTTTAATCACAGTACCGGTAAAAAGATTAACTCTCAGCCGTTACTCGCAGCTGCTCAGGATTCCTTAAATGATGTCATTACGACCTGTGGCTCGGTAGCCACGCTGGTGTTAGCGCCGCTGACATCGCTTCCCGTCGATGGGATTATTGGTTTAGTAGTCTCATTAGTCGTCTTAAAATCCGGCTGGGATATTCTTTCTGACACTGTTGATAACTTACTTGGGAAAAAGCCAGATCCCGAAATTGTTCGCAAGATTCGCGAAGCGATGTTAAGCTATCCGGGCATCTATGGCGTTCATGATATGATGATTCATGACTATGGACCAGGCCGTCGTTATCTCATTGCTCACTTAGAAGTATCGGCAGAAGATAACATCCTGGAAGCTCATAACCTGATTGATGGCATTGAAGAAGATATTACGAAGAAGTTTAATATTTTTACAACCATTCATATGGATCCGATTGAGCTCAATGATCCGTTTACGAATAAACTGCATGTTGAGGTTGAAGGCATCTTACATGGTATTGATGAACATTTATCGATGCATGATTTCCGCGTTGTCAAAGGGGATCACACCAAACTTATTTTTGATGTCCTCATGTGTGAAGGTTTACATAAACATGAAGTCAATGAACAGTTAGTCAAAGGCATTCATGACCTAGATCCATCTTATGAATGCGTTATTCAATATGATTATCCGCTTGTTTAA
- the mgtE gene encoding magnesium transporter has protein sequence MEKRKYNALRELLLRGSKDQIQEAIDSIHPADILEVIHEDPDNTKLILEKLPDDTIADIIEEEDDEDDQYDLLKQVLKDRQRGVLDEMSDDEIADIAGELDEKEKNELLAQLDIDDKQNVEQLLNYDPETAGGLMTTDFISIHAKNTVLDTLNYLHTAVDEDTPKYYLYVVDKQGVLKGVVDLRAIVASPFDTPILDITNENVITINYKEDQEVVANTFKKYSFIMMPVVDDEMRMLGVIEIDDIMDVIEDETTEDMNLMAGVSSEERVDSTVGESFKSRIPWLIVNLLTAVMAAAVVANFEGTISKVVSLSAIMSIVTGMGGNAGTQSLTVLVRGLSLKEIDKDNALRIFFKELLVGVLSGVVIGILVALGSVFYAGGNPWFGVVAFFAMLLNMICANIAGFIVPVILEKCHVDPALASGVFVTTVTDCMGFFFFLGLATLFLSHLM, from the coding sequence ATGGAGAAAAGAAAGTATAATGCCTTAAGAGAATTACTCTTAAGAGGTTCTAAAGATCAGATTCAGGAAGCGATTGATAGTATACACCCCGCGGATATCCTCGAAGTCATTCATGAGGATCCTGATAATACCAAACTTATTTTGGAAAAGCTTCCTGATGATACGATTGCGGATATCATTGAAGAAGAAGACGATGAAGATGATCAGTACGACTTATTAAAACAGGTCCTTAAAGATCGTCAAAGAGGCGTCCTCGATGAAATGAGCGATGATGAAATCGCCGATATCGCTGGGGAACTGGATGAGAAAGAGAAAAATGAATTATTAGCGCAGCTCGATATTGATGATAAACAGAATGTCGAACAGTTATTAAATTACGATCCGGAAACAGCCGGTGGTCTGATGACAACCGATTTTATTTCCATTCATGCGAAAAATACAGTTTTAGATACTCTAAACTATTTACATACAGCGGTCGATGAAGATACGCCAAAGTATTATTTATATGTCGTTGATAAGCAAGGTGTGTTAAAAGGCGTGGTAGATTTACGCGCAATCGTTGCTTCACCTTTTGATACACCGATCTTAGATATCACTAATGAAAATGTCATTACTATTAACTATAAAGAAGACCAGGAAGTCGTGGCCAATACCTTCAAAAAGTACAGCTTTATTATGATGCCCGTTGTCGATGATGAAATGCGTATGCTCGGGGTTATCGAAATCGATGATATCATGGATGTTATCGAAGATGAAACAACCGAAGATATGAACTTGATGGCCGGGGTTTCTTCTGAAGAACGTGTTGATTCCACGGTAGGGGAATCCTTTAAATCACGTATTCCTTGGCTGATTGTTAACTTATTAACTGCGGTTATGGCGGCGGCTGTCGTTGCTAACTTTGAAGGGACGATCTCAAAAGTCGTGTCTTTATCAGCGATCATGTCGATCGTTACCGGGATGGGCGGCAATGCCGGGACTCAGTCTTTAACCGTCTTAGTACGAGGTCTCTCTTTAAAAGAAATCGATAAAGATAATGCTTTACGTATTTTCTTTAAGGAATTATTAGTCGGTGTCTTATCCGGCGTTGTCATTGGGATCTTAGTCGCTCTTGGTTCCGTTTTCTATGCTGGTGGAAATCCATGGTTTGGTGTCGTTGCTTTCTTTGCGATGCTGCTGAATATGATTTGTGCCAACATTGCCGGCTTTATTGTCCCAGTTATTTTAGAGAAGTGTCATGTTGATCCAGCTTTAGCCAGTGGGGTCTTCGTTACCACTGTCACGGACTGTATGGGGTTCTTCTTCTTCCTGGGCTTAGCCACATTATTCTTATCACACTTAATGTAA
- a CDS encoding type IV pilus twitching motility protein PilT: MKTLIEILETAKQQHASDIFIVAGQPITIKVYNQLITLDEERMVPHQTHALIQEIYDFASREEDHLQKHGDDDFSFAVPHLSRFRVSTYKQRGSLAAVIRMISFTLPDPKDLHIPQDIIELANINKGMVLVTGPAGSGKSTTQACMIDYINKTEAKHIITLEDPIEHLHSHNKSIVSQREITIDSESYISALRAALRQAPDVILLGEMRDYETINTALTAAETGHTLISTLHTLGAATTIDRIIDVFPAEAQHQVAVQLSLVLETVISQQLLPTIDGKLMPVFEVMTCTPAIRNMIRDNKVHQIDGMIVSSADAHMRSMDNSILDAYKQGLITKETALMYATNPDLLKRKLR; encoded by the coding sequence ATGAAAACACTTATTGAAATTCTCGAAACCGCGAAGCAGCAGCATGCTTCCGATATCTTTATCGTCGCCGGACAGCCGATTACAATCAAAGTCTACAATCAGCTGATCACCTTAGATGAAGAACGGATGGTGCCGCATCAGACCCATGCCCTGATTCAGGAAATTTATGACTTTGCCAGTCGCGAAGAAGATCATCTCCAGAAACATGGCGATGATGACTTCTCCTTCGCCGTGCCGCATTTATCGCGTTTCCGCGTCAGCACCTACAAACAGCGTGGTTCTTTAGCAGCGGTGATCCGCATGATCAGTTTCACTTTGCCCGATCCTAAGGATTTACATATTCCCCAGGATATTATTGAATTAGCTAATATCAATAAAGGAATGGTCTTAGTCACCGGCCCGGCGGGCAGCGGAAAATCAACGACGCAAGCCTGCATGATTGACTATATCAATAAAACTGAAGCCAAACATATTATTACGTTGGAAGACCCGATTGAACATCTGCATTCGCACAATAAGTCCATCGTCTCCCAGCGCGAAATCACGATCGATAGCGAATCGTATATTTCTGCTTTACGAGCCGCTTTAAGACAGGCGCCGGATGTTATTTTATTAGGGGAAATGCGTGATTATGAAACAATCAATACCGCCCTCACCGCCGCCGAAACAGGCCATACCCTCATTTCGACACTGCATACGTTAGGGGCTGCCACGACCATTGATCGTATTATCGATGTTTTCCCGGCCGAAGCGCAGCATCAGGTCGCAGTTCAGTTATCCTTAGTCTTAGAAACGGTCATTTCTCAGCAGTTACTGCCCACAATCGATGGCAAACTGATGCCCGTTTTTGAAGTCATGACCTGCACCCCAGCGATTCGCAACATGATTCGTGACAATAAAGTGCATCAGATTGATGGAATGATTGTCTCTTCGGCGGATGCCCATATGCGGTCAATGGATAACAGTATCTTAGACGCCTATAAACAAGGCTTGATTACCAAAGAAACGGCGCTGATGTATGCCACTAATCCCGATTTACTTAAAAGAAAATTACGCTAA
- a CDS encoding bifunctional diguanylate cyclase/phosphodiesterase, whose product MILLILALGVSIIGLSSRRKNISNISQMKDRSRLDVLTGMHNITALDEDRASYYHDHQGVIGMDIDHFKMINEMYGHFFGDQVMKSFSDTFISLLGHEHTYRYHDDLLIGFVDEQACDATQIYQAMQSSLKTLKIDDKPVAIPFSACYLHGDIHDHEDFREMLRNLDFALKEAKGDRKLVSYTLAEAKQRFNEEYLKQRLALYQGDKLTHMLEMNHFYELGAQYLPDMIQPVLIYLNFRNFKGYNERYGRELGDQLLMTLSSRIHEIFDENLSSRFYGDHFYILCEKEHLENQLERLIDRMHSIAFAPPSLAIGVYVFTSERNLYTGCDNAKFAGDSIKENMTLTVRYFDEELAEKKQTYNYINAHFEEALAQHQIKVYYQPIVRAVSKAMCNAEALSRWQVNDQIFAPAHFIPVLESLHLIYKLDLYIVDQVIADLNDKRQKGQDVVPVSINLSGYDFQDCDIVSEIIKRVDAAHLPHELLVIEITESIFVASERMNDYVKAFHEAGFKVWMDDFGSGYSSLNMLKSIDVDLVKLDMKFMKDFDQDESNRLMVADLIQIASRMGCETLAEGVESEETFEALRMMGCAKIQGYYISKPVDLAHLMEKQKTIALESAQESKYCDAVSQVNLNDPFTFYPLNEQLAVKVPPRAVVELVDDTTFYVLRGNKEYYKLIQDVDFSADGHKLIRPLSKPFMEGLHRCFETHEWESIIRSPEQGFYMNSLVHVISTVDNRVAFIIYITYIQKIEDQKTENFK is encoded by the coding sequence GTGATTTTACTGATTTTAGCGTTAGGTGTTTCGATTATTGGTCTTTCTAGTCGTCGTAAGAATATTTCCAATATTTCACAAATGAAGGACCGCAGCCGTCTCGATGTTTTAACTGGTATGCACAATATCACGGCGTTAGATGAGGATCGTGCCTCCTATTATCATGACCATCAGGGCGTCATCGGTATGGATATTGATCATTTTAAAATGATCAATGAAATGTATGGACATTTCTTTGGTGATCAGGTGATGAAATCTTTCAGTGATACGTTTATCTCGCTGTTAGGGCACGAACATACGTATCGCTATCATGATGATCTGCTGATTGGTTTTGTCGATGAGCAGGCGTGTGATGCGACACAGATTTATCAGGCTATGCAGTCTTCTTTAAAGACGCTGAAAATTGATGACAAGCCTGTTGCGATTCCTTTCTCTGCCTGTTATTTACATGGAGATATTCATGACCATGAAGATTTTCGTGAGATGTTAAGAAACCTGGATTTTGCACTCAAGGAAGCAAAAGGAGATCGAAAACTTGTCAGCTATACGCTGGCAGAAGCGAAACAGCGCTTTAACGAAGAGTATCTGAAGCAGCGTCTTGCGCTTTATCAGGGAGACAAGCTGACCCATATGTTAGAGATGAATCATTTCTATGAACTCGGTGCCCAATATCTGCCAGATATGATCCAGCCGGTTTTGATTTATCTCAATTTCCGTAATTTTAAAGGTTACAATGAACGCTATGGCCGTGAATTGGGCGATCAGCTCCTGATGACCTTAAGCAGTCGTATTCACGAAATCTTTGATGAAAATCTCTCTAGCCGTTTTTATGGCGATCACTTTTATATTTTGTGTGAGAAAGAGCATCTAGAGAATCAGTTAGAGCGACTGATCGATCGTATGCATTCAATTGCTTTTGCCCCACCTTCTCTCGCCATTGGCGTTTATGTCTTTACGTCAGAACGAAATTTATATACAGGCTGTGATAATGCGAAATTTGCCGGTGATTCGATCAAAGAAAATATGACACTTACCGTGCGGTATTTTGATGAAGAGCTCGCCGAAAAGAAACAAACTTATAATTATATCAATGCCCATTTTGAAGAGGCACTTGCCCAGCATCAGATCAAAGTTTACTATCAGCCCATCGTGCGTGCCGTCAGCAAGGCGATGTGTAATGCCGAAGCGCTCTCGCGCTGGCAGGTGAACGATCAGATCTTTGCGCCCGCCCACTTCATTCCCGTGCTGGAATCACTGCATCTGATCTATAAACTTGATTTATATATCGTTGATCAGGTGATTGCTGATCTGAATGACAAACGACAAAAAGGCCAGGATGTGGTGCCGGTTTCCATCAATTTATCAGGATATGACTTTCAGGACTGCGATATCGTATCGGAAATCATCAAACGTGTCGATGCAGCGCATCTGCCCCATGAACTTCTGGTTATTGAAATCACCGAATCGATCTTCGTCGCGAGCGAGCGCATGAACGATTATGTGAAGGCGTTCCATGAAGCCGGCTTTAAGGTGTGGATGGACGATTTTGGTTCCGGTTATTCCTCACTGAACATGCTGAAGTCCATTGATGTGGATTTAGTCAAACTTGATATGAAGTTTATGAAAGATTTCGATCAGGATGAGAGCAACCGCCTGATGGTGGCTGATCTGATTCAGATTGCCAGCCGGATGGGGTGTGAAACCTTAGCGGAAGGGGTTGAAAGTGAGGAGACATTTGAAGCTTTGCGCATGATGGGCTGTGCGAAAATACAGGGCTATTATATTTCTAAGCCTGTTGATTTAGCACACCTGATGGAAAAACAAAAAACCATTGCTTTAGAAAGTGCGCAAGAATCCAAGTACTGCGATGCCGTCAGTCAGGTCAATCTCAATGATCCCTTTACCTTTTATCCGCTTAACGAACAGCTCGCAGTTAAGGTGCCTCCAAGAGCGGTGGTGGAATTGGTCGATGATACCACGTTCTATGTTTTAAGAGGCAATAAGGAATACTATAAATTAATTCAGGATGTGGATTTCAGTGCGGATGGCCATAAGCTGATCAGACCATTGTCGAAGCCATTTATGGAAGGGCTGCATCGCTGCTTTGAAACCCATGAATGGGAGAGCATCATCCGTTCCCCAGAACAGGGTTTTTATATGAACTCGCTTGTTCATGTCATCAGTACAGTAGACAATCGGGTGGCGTTTATTATTTACATTACCTATATTCAAAAAATTGAAGACCAAAAAACAGAGAATTTTAAATAA
- the hisA gene encoding 1-(5-phosphoribosyl)-5-[(5-phosphoribosylamino)methylideneamino]imidazole-4-carboxamide isomerase, with amino-acid sequence MIVIPAIDLQGGEAVRLYKGDYAKKTVYSKHPEELAKGFEDMGAKYLHVVDLDGAKDAQATNAETIRKIRENISIPMELGGGIRDDKTVNFYLNEVGVNRVILGTVALHHSEFVKACIDRYGADRIVVGVDIKDGYVSTSGWLEDSQVYYLDFIKELEKIGVTTIVCTDISKDGTLTGPSYEVYENIHKHSDMNFVVSGGVKDAQDIYQVNDLGYYGCIVGKAYYEGKVDLKEVIAHVG; translated from the coding sequence ATGATTGTCATTCCAGCGATTGATTTACAAGGTGGCGAAGCGGTCCGCCTCTATAAAGGAGATTATGCCAAGAAAACGGTTTATTCCAAGCATCCTGAAGAGTTAGCCAAAGGTTTTGAAGACATGGGGGCTAAGTATCTCCACGTCGTTGATTTAGATGGGGCCAAAGACGCTCAGGCCACCAATGCGGAAACGATTCGCAAAATTCGTGAAAATATCTCCATTCCAATGGAACTTGGCGGCGGTATCCGCGATGATAAAACGGTCAATTTCTACCTTAATGAAGTGGGTGTGAACCGGGTTATTTTAGGAACGGTGGCGCTCCATCATTCCGAATTTGTCAAAGCCTGCATCGATCGATACGGCGCTGACCGCATTGTCGTAGGGGTTGATATTAAAGATGGTTATGTTTCCACTTCCGGCTGGTTAGAAGACAGTCAGGTGTATTATCTCGACTTTATTAAAGAATTAGAAAAGATAGGTGTGACAACGATTGTCTGCACCGATATTTCCAAAGATGGGACTTTAACTGGTCCATCTTATGAAGTGTATGAAAATATTCATAAACATTCCGACATGAACTTCGTCGTATCCGGCGGCGTCAAAGATGCGCAGGATATCTATCAAGTCAATGACTTAGGTTATTACGGCTGCATTGTTGGAAAAGCTTATTATGAAGGAAAAGTGGATCTGAAAGAGGTGATTGCGCATGTTGGCTAA